The region GAGCTTAATTGCAGGAAAAAATCCTGTGCTCCTGCTTTTTCTTTGTCCACATAATTAGTAATAAACTTCAGTTGAGGTTTAAGTGTCAAGGTAGGCTTCAAGCCTATAGTGATATAAAGTTAACTTTACTGTGGGCAGTGACACCTACGATCTAGCAGCTTATAATTCATGGCATTTTTGATGGTCTACAGGACCATCTGGATAAATTCTCTCCCATCATAAGAtggcagtttgggttttctttccaaCACTGgcataaaaagcaaaaaaaaagtggtatctGGAGCTTCGtgaatttgggttttcatggcTGTACTGCAACACACAAGCCTAAAATCAGCATACACAATGCTGTACATTGACAGGATTTGAAAAGCACACCACAATTAAATTCTGGACAGGTGAAAGAAAGCTTTCTGGGTGATGAGTCCTCCATCATTAACTAGCAATCTCATGGGCAAATCTGTTTTGGAACATGCCAGGTAAATATTAAAttcacagtggtaccttgaaacttgacatCAATTGGATTTGGGAGTGGCGTGgagattaaaatacattaagtttcaaggtattttttcccattaggatgtatggaaaacctgatAATGCGTCCTTGCAATCACATGTTAATATTTACTGGAAAGCCTTTCTATAATAGTGAAGGATAGACCCACTGCTAATTACTACTCATGGCTTCAGAAGAAATCTTGGGTGCCCCCcaacatttagattttttgtgACCAGTGCTTATATGGATATTTAATAAACAGTGTAGTATTGAATGATGAGATACTGTTTCTTTTGTTGGCTTTTGTTGCAAGCCACACTCAGTCATGCAGGTTTCTAAATTAAAAGAAGGCCCTCAGGTTCTTGTTATGACTCCACTGATAGCATCATAAAAAGTCACAGACGTCTAAGTCAAACACTTTTATCTGGAGTGACTTACAATAGTGAGTAAATGATGATGGcaatttggtggtggtggggctggaaccagtaaccttctgctCAACACTTCAGACCCTTAACCATCAAGGTACCCTGATGAAGTGCATTTTATTCCTCCTCAAATTCAGACTTTTAGAGTCCTTAGTACAAAGAACTTAGGGCATCGTGATGATCATTTCATTATTGAGCGCTTACATACTTTGGACCATGTTGCATAATTTCTAAAGAAACAGCATTTGGCAATAACAGCATTTAGCAATTAAAGCAGGTAATAAAAAGGTCTTCCGTTTAACTAATTTAATCCAAACTCTGTCAATCAGTGTCTCGATCACGATCATGCAGAAAGCCACAGTAATATCAGTGGAGGTCAACAATCACTGACTGGAATATTTTCAGTCTGGAACAGCTTCAAGCCCCAGTCTGTAACAGCTTCAAGCCCCAGTCtgtaaaaacacttaaactcaaAGTCACCCCTGAACTGCCACTCATCCTTGTATCCATGATTGTTTCATTTGAAAACTTAAATGTACTTGTCATGTAAATTTTGTTTTCCTAAATCTCAAAATAGCTCAGGAAGCAGTAAGCAGTTAAGACAGGAACTGTTATAAACAGACCATTGTGctgttttataattttttgaCCCAAAGTTTATACAGTTATAGCCAAAAGTTTAAATTAACACCTCAGGTTACATTTGTTGATTTTCTAATTGTAATAAATTAGAAATTTGGAACTTTGGAAAGGCACACCACTGGGCCCAAAAATTACAGGTCAAAAACCAAGTCATGATGTCCAAGAAACTGTCTGTGTATCTCTGTGATCAAACTGGCAGTAGCTCAGGGCAAAAGGATATAAACAATATCGAAGGACTACAAACCTCAAGACCTTCGAACAAAAAATAAATCGAGACCTTTACCACAAAGTCAACAAATATTTCTTCTTATATATTAAGACATTAATTATTTGTCTTGAATTTTGTAACACATCACTGTTTTGTGCTCAACATAATATGATTTTAGAAGTGAAGAATCTATATAAAATAATGACAATTTTTAAAAGGCTTTATTGCCTGGTGATAATGcctaaaaagaaacatttttaataagacTTGTGCTTGTGAATCACTGTGGTCATGAACATCAGAGTTCTGAATGTCCACATTGGGCTTTATAAAGAACACTTCATATAATGTCCACAGCAtccacagaacagaacagagtcCATGTATAGATTCACCCCCAATCACACTGACTAGATTATAGAATTGTGTTTTTGcttgtcaggtgtccacctaCGTTTGGCCATACTGTGTATTGTAAATACAACTGTATAATGTGTAATCCTTTCATGTCAGTATTAATGTTGTATAAAAGGAATTTAATTTTCTTACGTGTTCAACAAATCAAAAACATATCCGATTTAGGTCTCTTGGTTTCTTGATGTGATGCGGTTGTAATTCTTACATGACTCATCCAGTGTGAATTCAGGGGAATCAATAAAGTctacaaaccaaaacaaaatgtacattttcattGTTGTAAAGATTCCACAGCCACAATGGGATAATAAAGTCAGTGTTACCCCTGCCTCGTTCAATCTTTATTTGTCCATTCATCAGCTCACTTTATTGTCCATTCATATTTGAATCTGAAAAGTACAGAATGAGcagattattataattaataattaaacattagCCTTGCCTACTCCACTCAATACATAAATAGCTGATGATGATAATACAAGGAATGTATATCAGGATTTAAGAACAACATCTATACATTATAGTAAACTCATCACTTCCCtaagggtttaaaaaaaaaaaaatgagagtCAGTATTAAGCTAAATCTGTGTAGACAACTCAAGTTTAAATAGTTTGACAGAATTTATCCAAGGACTGACTTTTTCCTGAGCAGTGGGCATGACGCCCCCAATTCACTTCTGGATGGCTTATGTACTGTAGAATCAGTAAGCAATGCCTCCTACAGTCTTAGCCAATCGCAAATAAGCTTTTCCCCTGGCTTTTCAAATCGAACCAATAACAATTAACCCAACCACATTAACTTTTAGGGGTCACAAATGActtttttagctttttgttcACAAAGCAACAATGCCAGTTTACATTAGAGATTACACACAAAGATGACGATACCTTTTGGGACAAACTTCAGTGAGTTGCTGAATATTCAAAATCGAGAAAGTCCACGTTTGGGCCCGTCGTTCACAAACTCATGACCCAGGCCATTACCACACTTCCCACAACAAACCTGAAACATACAGTAATATTGTAAAATACACTTGATCACTTAAATAGGCAGCTACAATCAAGAAAGagttattatcatttttaacttattatactgtataacttATGACAATATAGCCATGGCAAAATTCTGGCTATATTGTCATATTGTCATTGTCAAGTTATATAATGAGTTACATTTAACTGCCTCCTAAAGTAAAACAAATGCTGTGATAGTTCTTTATTTACTCATGTTCATCAACAGTTGTCTTGGCTACATCTCTGAAtcatgtttgttaaaaaaaatcctttttaCTTTAATGTCTGTTTACCTTGTATGCACCCCATTTCTCCTCCTGTTTGGAGACGCTGTCCTCATGAATGGTCTCGGTAAAGGCAGGCCAAGGAGAGGAGTGCTCATATTTAGACTTGCTGGAGAAAAGCTCATAGCCACACTTTACACAAACATAGATACCTAAAGAGAAGAACACTCCTGCTGAAAGATCCAGCTCAGATATGCTTATCATGGTAGCAGGCAGTGGTTTATAGTAGATTTTAGATGTTATTATGTTGATCAAAGCTGTTATGATAGACGTCTAGGTGAAGCTAGTCATGCTGGCCAAAGAGCTTGATTAAGTGGTCATACCGGGTTGGTTATGCTTGTCTGCCAGGTGGGTCAAAGTGGTTATGCTGGTCAGCCTCCAAAGTAAACATAGTTCACCACATTGGTTAAGCTGGTCAACTGTTTTGTTAATTTGGTTATTCTGGTCAGCCCCCAAGAAAAAGTCTGTTATGCTAGCTTACCAGCTACACCTTCAACATAAACCAGCTAAAATAACCAGCAAAGCTATataattttaaaaccatgaGCAATAATATGGAGCTGTAGGAATTGGTGCCCATTATGTGAGGTCAGGCAGTGATACTGGtcaaaaaggcctggctcacaataaaACTTAGAATCGAAAAGGTGTTCGTTTAGGCTGAGGTCATTGCCTGTGATTGATCTGCCAATGCCAATGGTggtcctccacaccaaacttgccaaaccatgtctttatgagcattggtttgtgcacagggacacaatgATGCTCCACAACTGTTAAAACAAAGCTgaaaaattacttttttttatatattttgcatttatttacacacctgttagcaaaagTTGTTgttaaaacacctaaactttaTATTTACTTCACATGCTGACTATATAGCCCAGAgtacccagagtaaacccaagTAAACATGGGAACAACTAaaaatagaactaaaacttgggtAAAACTCAATGATACAAAAACATTGATACTAGATAAGGACTGAGCTTTTTTGTAAGCACAATTTGTCATATAATCTAAGATTTTGTTTGGATTGGTCCAAAAACAGTGTAGTTTTGATTAGTTTGATATTTGTGTTGGTTCAGGCAGCTTCTGTCTAAAGTTTGCGAAGCGATTTTGGTAACTTACCCACGTCAAAGTGATCTTTATAAATTTCTCCTCGCGAAAAGGAACAAAAAGACATTTCTGCAAAGCGCTATGTGTCTTAAATGCGTATAAATATAAAGTTTATGGACACTAAACTTCGGTTTAGTCTCATTTGAGGGGTTATGTACATGCGCCCACGTGATCACTGAGGTGCAACCCTTCAACAGGCATGAATATTAGTGCAGtcacaagatggcagcattgAATACATTCTAATATTAAACTCTGTATTCATTCTGTTCTACTGGTGGAATTTcaaagtagccaatccaccgtCTGCGTGGTTTTGGTTCGTGCAATTGTATGCATTTCACCCTTTACGtacaaaataacaacaaaataataacatcattattacttcgttacatTACACCACTGCCTGTTTACAGTTTTTATATAACCCACCTCAATTTAGTTCTGATTAAACACACCTCTTTCTTAGGTATGTATGTAACCCACCTCTATTCGTAACACACCTGTTTTCATAACTTACCTGTATTCATAACCCACTTCTATTCATAACCCACCTCTATTCCAAACCCACCTGTATTAGCAACCCACCTGTTTTTATAACCCACCTCTATTCCCAACCCACCTGTTTTTTAACCCACCTCTATTCGTAACCCGCCTGTATTCATAACCCACCTCTATTCATAACCCACTTTTAATTCATAACCCACCTTTATTCAGTCTAGCGCTAACCCACCAACATTAGTGGTGGACAGAATCAAGTACAGTAACATAAAatttgtactttatttgtactttattttgCACAAATATGTGCTGTATTTAgttgtttgtctgtttttacGTACAAGTGCAAGCAAAGTACAGATATTTAAATTTTACTTTACTGTACTTGATTAAATATGTGCACCACTAATGTGCACATATTGTAAAAAAATAGTCTGtcctcttaaataaataaaaaataaaacctcaCATACGCAGtgaacatagttttaaaactttaatgacCAAATTGCTTTAAGTTTTGGGACAGAGAGCGTTTCTCTGGGCTAATCCTAGTGCTAAATGTGGATTCAGCAGGGGAACTGTAAGCTTAGCATTGCGGTGCTGAGGTAgattatacagtacagagaatTGGACTCGTTTAGCTACTGCAGTGACAGGGATTGAGAGTAATGAAAATGCACTGCTGAATAAATCATTTCATCCTAATTTTGTATCCAAAAATTACCGCTGATATCACTAATGTTCTTGAACATGGCGTTTAAAGCCGGATACCTGACGTTTGCTGCACACAACATCCACGGTAAGGttctgcagtgcagtgcagtctgTGGAAGGCTGATGGAACGTGGTGTTTTTCTATGTCACAGTAAAAGTCAAATGTTTAATGTAATTCTACAAGTCCAAATAGGTTTATAACGAACACAAGTGAGTCATAAAATAGCACTTCAGGTGTTTGTTATTAGAGGAAATGATGTTATTATTCGCTCTCGGTGTGAATGCTCTGTAAACGCTGCTGGTGTTTAGGATTGTAATCTAATGTAACGGTATTCCGTGCAGGCTCAGATCTTTATCGTGGGATTATAGATTCATTACATGGAGATGAGCAAAACTTGCAGGGGGGTTTCCTTATTTCCTATTGCTTACCTTACACTGACTACTTTTGAGTAAAATGATGAAGGCACGGTAAAATAAACAGCACCAGGGGAAGAGTTTATGACATTGTATGGACTACTGTTAACATCACCAGTGTTTCATACACATCTTAGCACATCTGCTagagtttatttttaaaaaaaaaaaacactggtcaaaaacaggtaaaaaataaaaataaaataaaggtttacATTGCAGACAGGGCTGTACATACTTATTTTATAATGATtgcattaatgtttaaataaattaataaataacagctCATCAGATCCCTGCATGACTCCTGTAGTCTTTTTAAACCTGTGCAAGTGAAGCCATAGCCCTTAACTAGGGATTACTGCTGGTGACAGATACTGAGTGTGTTGGATTTAACCTTAAATGATGTCCTATTTCCTATAATAGTATTAAGGTCACTCTGGGTACTCGGGGACGCACACAAGTCCTAGTTATAGATatttgtaaatatgtgtgttatcactgtttttatatattttttactgttAAAATTGGTACAACACATTTACTTGTTATAGTATGTAACAGTGGGGAACAGTATTCTACTCCATTCTTCCAATTAAGAGCACAGTATATAAAATAagaacaaatacaaacacagtcatgcttTAACCAATCTCCaatctgttgccacaaagttggaatcaTATAACTTGTTTATTTAGTTGATTTTGTACGTCTGTTTTGTACattgtgtggctgaaacacctaggAAGGTTGTCTacctacttttggccatgtagtgtgtttttgtgtacaatgtgtgttaATCCTCCTTTAGACTTTCTTTGGTGgacaaatcccaacaacactgctgcaccagaTACACTCTCACCAGTACAACCAGTACAAAGCTCCAAACTACTGAATGTATTTAGACAGgcaaaactaataaataatactgattatattgttatatcacccagccctataCCATTGCACTTTAGACTGGTGTTTCCTAAGAATCTTTCAGCCACTTTCTCTTGATGTCTAGCTTTATTTACAACATTTGATTTGGTTAATTAAGTCAAACTTCAAAGTCAGCCTATAATATATATTTCTGTCCACTTTGAAAAAGGTTCTATAAGGCTAAAGCCATTTGTCAGATCACTACTAAATAGTCTATATAGAAGCATGGGTCTAGGTGCAGACAACATGGTTTGCCAAAAATGCAATTTTACTGTCATCACATGCATAAATTAATGCTGGATTTTGTTCTCTGTTTCTTGTTAGCTGGGCAGAGAGAATGTCTTTGTGTTATATTACAAATCCAGGCCTTTGGACCATTGCCCAACATAAGCCCAAAAGACATTGAAACCCTAAAAGTCTGTGTCTAGGTCGGCTTCACGGCTTTCAGCCATGGATGACAGCAAGTTCCTTCTTTCCCTGGACTGTGATGACAAGGGCCCAACTGTCTCCTTTTCCAAAGAGAGACCCCTCAGTAGAGCAAACAGTCGGCCAGCACTCCACTCTTCTGCCTTTCACTTTCCGCTCTCCTTTTCCACCCCTAACTCCCTTGGTGAGCTCTCAGCCTCAAGTCTTGGCACCCCTGCAGTTCCCTCCTCCCCAAGCGGTATTGTCAAATCCTGCTCTGCTTTTTCTAAAGAGTCAGCTTTGCTTACACACAACTCCACACTCAACCTTGTTGAATCCCACATCACCAAGGTATCACACAGAGAACCTGAATTCTCTCTCTCTAACTCTGACTCCAAGCTTCACCTGCAACCCTGGAAAGAAGTAATCCAAATGGCAAAGGTCCAGGATTTTGATCCTCTGCCCAAGTCGGCACCCTCATCACCCACTGATCCCTGCCCAAATCTGATGGGCTCAGGCAGCTTGTTTATGGCTGAACTGGAGGACACACGTCGCAAGCTATCCGAGGCCATGCAGGAGCCGTTCAGTAGGCTCAGCAAAATGATGGGCGAGGACTCTGGCAGTCCTAAAACTCAGAAAGGTGATTTGTCAGCTTTCCAGGGTGGTTCCTTGGGAGACATGCTGATTCAGAGTGAAGATGGAGTGGCAGGGCAGTGGCAGGAACAGGGAAGCCCACTGTATGAAACACCACAACAGAAGATAAAGAAAGGGCCACCACCAAGCTTCACTTCTGAAGTACGTCAAAAGCTTGGCACAGAAACCAGCCGCTATGAGGTCTGTACCTATGGAGATGTAATGCAGGTGCTAGAAATTCAAGAACATCCCAACAAATCACAGCTTCGAGAACCAGATCAGAAGTTCGTCAGAGTGACACCAGCGAATTCTACTTTGGGATCTTCAGACCCAAGCAAATGGCTTATATGTGTGGGTTTACTGGCCTACAGTTTCTTTGTTCTGCCGCTTTCTCCCTACATGACAGGACTGTCTGTTGGACTGGCGTGCGGGTTCATGCTGGGCCTGGCAGTAGTGATGATGCTGGCTCCAAAGCGACCTGCATCTGCACAGAAATCAATCTCCTCACTCGATGACAGCCTGCTGATGGAGTCAATTGGCACTGAGCCAAGAGAAAAGCCGCAGAGAGTGCTTCAGGTATTTATTGAgtaatttctacatttttatttgttttagctTCTAAAAGTTTGAAAATTAATCAGAGGTGATTTAATTGTTGTTGCATTGCTTTTAGTCTATTATCTTGTTACAGTTGATTCTAATAAGTGGTTAAAGACCCAGTTTACACAAGCTTATTTCCTGCATCTTGAGAATTGTATCCAGATAAGGATAGGCCACATAATAATGACTatgtgaaaatgcattttgattgCCCTGTATCCACATATTTAACAAAAGTAAATGCAACAGTCTCTCCAAGATACATTTTTTGTCAGAGTGCACATGATCCATGACAGCATCCCTGCATGGACGACTGTTAAAGCATTAAAcctaataaaatgattaaacataAACTTTCGTGCAGAATTAAGACTTCAAAATAAATACTAGTTGTAATAGCTTTAATAGTCTGCACCAGGTAGTACACAAGGAAGTGAGTTATTCTTAGTTGTTTTTTGTCTTTACTAAGAAAATGATTCAAGAGTTGTTTTCTTGGTTAGTTGACATGTTAAATACGATTCTACATCTCAGCAACTGTGTTTTCTGGGCTGCAGGGCTGGATGAACGAGATGTACACCTATGACCCGGAAACATACCATCCCTCTCTGTGCCACTCTGTCTATGTCATGCTGGAGGACTGCCACCTGCGCCTGGCATACCCACGTGCCAACATTCCCCACCAGGCCACTTTCAACGAGCCTCCTTATGACACCACATTTGTGCATTCAAGATGTTTTCGGCTAAACAATAGCAAGGTGAGATTTAAATGATTATCCTGCACTGGAAAGGTACAGTATACAAACAAAATGAGGATCAGTGGGCAGTTCTTACTAACTTTACTTCCAGGGGTAGTTTGGAACTGCTTAATTGCTGATCTGTTGTTGCTTTTAGATCACTGGTATCCAATTTGAATTGTAAAATGTCAACATGACTGCAGGTTTTATATATAAGATGACATTGATCCTGGTCTTTCAACTACAAATCTGTTGTATCAGGAGTAGCTCCTGTCAGGTTAACATAAAAATCTGGAGCTATTGGCTAGTGGTGGACAGCCCTTTTTTTACCCTCTTCAATTTCACAATATAAAAAGTAGTGCAAAAATCTGACACACCTACTGTTGAAGATGTGGCATTGGATGACAATTATATGTTTTTCATTTCATAGGTGTCTTTGCTGCCAACTGTCTTGGCAAAAAAGAGGGTCTGGAATAAGAAATACCCCATCTGCATTATGTTTGCGGAAGAAGTGGAGTGTGAGGAGGAAGAGCAAGCCAGCAAGGTAGCCGAAACAGCAAGTGAAAGTGCAGACGAAGTTCAGCAGGTGGAAAAGGAATCCAGCCAGACCACCACTCTGTACCTGTTTGGGCGGACAGGGAGAGAGAAAGAGGAGTGGTACCAGCACTTCCTGTTAGCGCTAAAGTCCAAGATCCACAACAGGCTCAGCCGAGACGAGTCAAAAATAGGTGCAGCGCTTATGTTGATGTGATATGGATATTTTGACTCTAAAATAAGATGATTGTGCTATCAAATGGAGACAGCAATTCATCGCAGAACTTTATACATTGCCTCCCCTCGgacagccaatcatatctgtgtgtAGATGGACAATAGCACCACTAAGGATTCAAACACTGGATCCCAGAGAAAGTGGTCTAGCGTAGTTGCGCCACCCAACCCCCCACAATaaacttatttttaaaaaatgaaaaggaatatattttattagcaaTTTAATATCTAAAGCTACATTACAACTACTAAGACGTACAATATTACTACTTTTTGCTTAACGTTTATGTTTGTTTTCTCTAGATGTTTGTAGTGCTGGAGGCTCCAGTCAGGGCAGCACTGATGATCTGGCTTCTATGCTGGGTCTAAGGGAGCTGGCTGGTTCAGTAAGAGAGAAGATTTTGCTGGACTATAGCTCCTACATGGCTCACTTCATCACGTCTGAGAGCTGCAGCCTTACGCCCAGCCCCTGCCACTCCGAGCCTGGCAGTCCCGCTGATATACGCAGGGTGAGAGACCCTGAACTTTATCCCTTATCTGGTCAATATTGTGCATTTGCATTCAAAAGGTTTGACAAAAGTCaacaaaagtgtttttattgaTACAGAATGCCCTAATACAGAATTAATGGTCCTATCACATGGCATAACAAGCAGTTGAAATGATACAACAATTCAAACTGTCATGTTCAAAACAAGCAACAACAATGACTCGTGATGCAGACTGCCAACTCTCTGTCGTAGATTTAGGATCTGATTTGGTGCCCTAAGATTTTAAACTGACTGAAATCTCACCCATAACCATGCAGCTGACCTTCAAGCCAAATCAGCCTCTCTGACATGTTTGcatcctttttcttcttgtgatCACACTCCTGTGTTCATCTGTTCTGTTGACTGCAGTTCTCCAGTGAGCCAGTGGCAGGGTGCAGAGATTCAGCCTGGATTAATGCCCTTATTGGAAGGATTTTTTGGGATTTCCTGCGAGAGAAGTACTGGGCAGACCAGGTGGCTCACAAAGTACAGAAGAAGCTGAGCAAGATTAGGGTAAGACAGCAAAGTTAGAGGTGGTATTTAATAAGCCTAATAATAAGCTAATTCAGAGGTTTAGTTTGTTTCTAAAGGTTTTTGAAATGTGCTTATCTGCAGTCATATTGTAACTTTTATTGCTGTATagatttacttttttttgtcaTGTGGCAGCTGCCATACTTTATGAATGAGCTGACGCTGACTGAGCTGGACATGGGCACGTGCATACCGCAAGTGTTGAGCATCTCCAAACCTTCAGTGGATAACAGAggtgacacaaacacacaaggaACACACAAACTAAATACacatctgattattattatttattaggattttattgtcatgttttacacactttggttacattctttttaatgtcatacaTGGGCAATTGTgtttctatataatatataattttaaaaacaagctgaagAGCTAGAACAATGTGCCAAAGACGATGACAATGAAAaggtctgtatgtgtgtgtgtgtgtaggtctgtGGCTGGAGCTGGAGGTTGTCTATACCGGCTCTCTGCACATGACTTTGGAGACGAAGATGAATCTGTGTAAGCTTGGCAGAGAGAACCAGTCTGAAACGTACAGTGTTACTGAGCCCAGCAGAATAGTGGGGTATGAAGTCCAATAAACTGTCTGTGGACCTCTTCAATTAACCTTTGACATGCACATTCTTAATAAACTGAAACAGTATACATTCCAAAATAGTATCAACTTCTAGTTATTAGGGTGCTGGATAACCTGACTCCATGtgttgtttgtatgtatgtgtgggtgtgttgtcAGCTCCAGGCCCAGGCTTAGTATCATTGCAGACAGTGATGAGGAGTCCTCCAGTGCAGGTTCATCTGATGAAGACGAACCAGTGCTCTCTGAGCCCCGGGCCAGTCCGGTTGAAAAGAACATACAGCCTGGGGCTGATGGGTAATACTCCTGTCAAATCCTTGGTACTAGGATTACTTGGTTACTAGTCTAAGCGAAGTAAAATTTAACCCCTCCTTTAAACCACATCTGATCACATATTGAAGAAAAACACATATCTGATCacatattgattttttttacctttccATATAGTACTTCAGACATATCAAAGTTCCAGATGTTTGACTTTGATCATAAAATTGTATGTTAGTTAAATCAGAGCTTGGATGGCACGGCAGTCTAATTCACTTGCCCACCAGTCC is a window of Trichomycterus rosablanca isolate fTriRos1 chromosome 22, fTriRos1.hap1, whole genome shotgun sequence DNA encoding:
- the msrb1a gene encoding methionine-R-sulfoxide reductase B1-A, translated to MSFCSFSRGEIYKDHFDVGIYVCVKCGYELFSSKSKYEHSSPWPAFTETIHEDSVSKQEEKWGAYKVCCGKCGNGLGHEFVNDGPKRGLSRFUIFSNSLKFVPKDSNMNGQ
- the LOC134300137 gene encoding testis-expressed protein 2-like yields the protein MDDSKFLLSLDCDDKGPTVSFSKERPLSRANSRPALHSSAFHFPLSFSTPNSLGELSASSLGTPAVPSSPSGIVKSCSAFSKESALLTHNSTLNLVESHITKVSHREPEFSLSNSDSKLHLQPWKEVIQMAKVQDFDPLPKSAPSSPTDPCPNLMGSGSLFMAELEDTRRKLSEAMQEPFSRLSKMMGEDSGSPKTQKGDLSAFQGGSLGDMLIQSEDGVAGQWQEQGSPLYETPQQKIKKGPPPSFTSEVRQKLGTETSRYEVCTYGDVMQVLEIQEHPNKSQLREPDQKFVRVTPANSTLGSSDPSKWLICVGLLAYSFFVLPLSPYMTGLSVGLACGFMLGLAVVMMLAPKRPASAQKSISSLDDSLLMESIGTEPREKPQRVLQGWMNEMYTYDPETYHPSLCHSVYVMLEDCHLRLAYPRANIPHQATFNEPPYDTTFVHSRCFRLNNSKVSLLPTVLAKKRVWNKKYPICIMFAEEVECEEEEQASKVAETASESADEVQQVEKESSQTTTLYLFGRTGREKEEWYQHFLLALKSKIHNRLSRDESKIDVCSAGGSSQGSTDDLASMLGLRELAGSVREKILLDYSSYMAHFITSESCSLTPSPCHSEPGSPADIRRFSSEPVAGCRDSAWINALIGRIFWDFLREKYWADQVAHKVQKKLSKIRLPYFMNELTLTELDMGTCIPQVLSISKPSVDNRGLWLELEVVYTGSLHMTLETKMNLCKLGRENQSETYSVTEPSRIVGSRPRLSIIADSDEESSSAGSSDEDEPVLSEPRASPVEKNIQPGADGHGGGSTSRKILRFVDKIAKSKYFQKATENEYIKKKIAEVSNMPLLLTVEVLELSGSLAVNIPPPPTDRIWYSFRVPPRLDLQVKPMLGEREVTFTHVTEWIERTLQCEFQKFFVMPNMDDLYLPLMSSGMDNPTISQNSSGECHDRKECRDSQ